In the Halococcus salifodinae DSM 8989 genome, CTCGGACAGACGAACATGGGTAAATCGACGCAAGTCAAGAAGCTGCTCCGGGATTGGGACCTTGATGAGCCGGTGATTGCGCACGCGATCTCCGAACCGGGGGAATACAACGAACTCGGCGAGGAACTCGACGCGCTCGGTGCGGATACGGTGACGATCTCCTCGCGTGGCTCGGACGTTCGCTGGGATCCGTTTCTCGACCGTGGTGAATCGACCCGCGAGATGATGAACATCACCGAAGGGGTGTTCCGCGCTCACCACACCACTGAGACGGGCTGGTCGGATGCCGCCCGCGCGATGTTGACCGCAGCGATCACGGTCACGAACGCGAAACACGGTGACTTCGCCATGTTGCCAGAGGTGATCGAGCACGGTCCTGACGAGATCATTGAGGAACTCGGTAACGTTCCGAACACAGGGACGATCAGCACGACGCTGGAGACGCTCGACGATGGTGGGCGGTCGGCAGCGTTCACGACGATGACCGGCGAGATACAGTCGCTGCTGGAGTCGGATGTGTTCGATGCGGACCTCGACCGCGTGTCGCTCGCGGACTGTTTCACGATGGGTGGCCGAGCCATCGTGCTCGACAACGTGCGGAAGGACCGCTACGCACGCGGATTCTGGCGGTTCTTTCTCGAAAGCGCCATCGACCAGGCGTTCTCGGTGGAGGGTCGCCAACAGTTCGTCCTCGACGAGGNCGCACGCGGATTCTGGCGGTTCTTTCTCGAAAGCGCCATCGACCAGGCGTTCTCGGTGGAGGGTCGCCAACAGTTCGTCCTCGACGAGGTGGACAAGCTGCCGGAGGTCGGCAACGTGAACGAGCTGTCCTCGGCAGGACGGTCGGCGGGCGTTCGTGGAATACTGGTCGCTCAAGACGTGCATCAACTCAGAGATCGCTACGGCGACATGGCGGAGTCGCTGTGGTCGAACTGCCCGAACAGGATTGCATTCAAGCCCGGCGACGTCGAGACGGCTGAGTTCGTGCTCTCGTCGCTGGGCGAGGTCGAACTCTACCGACAAAGCGTTTCGACGTCACGGAGTGGCGAGGAGTATGGCCGGGAGGTCTCGGGGTCGTACGAGACGGACCTACCGTTGACGACGGGCGACCTGACGGGTCTGGACCAAGGCGAAGCGCTGGTCCAGAGTCCGGACGGCTGGTGGCTGTGCAAGCTCTCGGAGTAAGGACTCTCCTCAGTTCGCCTCCTGGTAGTCCTGCCAGAGTTCGTCGATTCGTGCTCGAACTGCCGCGAGAATCATCGAGAGAACATTGCGGTAGTCGTCCGGAAAGTGGGTATCAGTCGGTTCACCCGCATCGGGCGGCGGATGAAAGTGCTCACGAGTGCTGTGGGTACTTGATTGGCGGTCCCAGCGACATTGCCAGACACCGCTGTCGCTGTCGTCGGTATGAGTCTCGGTATAGTGGATGTTGAAACCGCCGTTGCGATACCACTGGATTTCGAGACGTGCCCCACCAACAGACTCAGGATAGCGCGCTGGATCGAACGTGACGGCCAGATGCTTGTGCTCGTCAGTCCCTTCACCAGAGACGAGAACCACCTCCTC is a window encoding:
- a CDS encoding type IV secretory system conjugative DNA transfer family protein, with amino-acid sequence MGKSTQVKKLLRDWDLDEPVIAHAISEPGEYNELGEELDALGADTVTISSRGSDVRWDPFLDRGESTREMMNITEGVFRAHHTTETGWSDAARAMLTAAITVTNAKHGDFAMLPEVIEHGPDEIIEELGNVPNTGTISTTLETLDDGGRSAAFTTMTGEIQSLLESDVFDADLDRVSLADCFTMGGRAIVLDNVRKDRYARGFWRFFLESAIDQAFSVEGRQQFVLDEXARGFWRFFLESAIDQAFSVEGRQQFVLDEVDKLPEVGNVNELSSAGRSAGVRGILVAQDVHQLRDRYGDMAESLWSNCPNRIAFKPGDVETAEFVLSSLGEVELYRQSVSTSRSGEEYGREVSGSYETDLPLTTGDLTGLDQGEALVQSPDGWWLCKLSE